A region of Salmo salar chromosome ssa17, Ssal_v3.1, whole genome shotgun sequence DNA encodes the following proteins:
- the LOC106591628 gene encoding zinc finger protein OZF-like isoform X1 codes for MASVKLEDCSQTLELNVNIKDEEEEESVSLRQLELSLRPVTSTVRTNPACLSPSTLSPNLQSLGPDCDSGAQFALQDPEMASVKLEDCSQTMELNVNIEDEEDKIGKSISQGYRVETFSTSREKQQEDHGAKSSHHCPHCEENFSILSKLKIHLKIHTGENLYSCTDCGKNFTTSKALTVHQRVHRGEKPYSCSDCGASFSQLGTLKRHERIHTGEKPYSCSDCGKSFSQLGDLKTHERIHRGEKPYSCSDCEKCFKRSTALKVHQRNHTGEKPYSCSDCGKSFSQLGDLKTHERVHTGVKPYACSDCEKCFKTSTEQKVHQRTHTGEKPYSCSDCGKRFSQLGDLKTHERIHTGVKPYACSDCGKSFSQLGHLKTHERIHTGVKPYSCSDCGKSFSQLDNLKRHERVHTGVKPYSCSDCGKSFSKLDNLKRHERIHTGVKS; via the exons GACAACTAGAATTAAGTCTGAGGccggtaacatcaacagtgaggacaaacccagcctgcctctctccttccacactgagtccaaacctacagtcactcggtcctgattgtgacagtggagcccagtttgcactgcaggatccagagatggcatcagtgaagctggaagactgtaGTCAAACAatggagctgaatgtcaacattgAAGATGAGGAAGATAAGATTGGGAAATCTATTTCTCAAG GATACCGTGTTgagacattctctacatccagagagaAACAGCAGGAAGATCATGGAGCTAAGAGTTCtcaccactgcccacattgtgaggaGAATTTTTCAATtctatcaaagctaaaaatacacctaaaaatacacacaggagagaatctgTATTCCTGTACTGACTGTGGGAAGAATTTCACAACATCAAAGGctctgacagttcatcagagagtgcacagaggagagaagccctactcctgctctgactgtggggcgAGTTTCTCTCAACTGGGCACCTTAAAAAGACAtgaacgtatacacacaggagagaagccttactcctgctctgactgtggaaagagtttctctcaacTGGGCGACTTAAAAACACACGAACGTATACAtagaggagagaagccttactcctgctctgactgtgaaaAATGCTTCAAAAGATCAACTGCtctaaaagttcatcagagaaatcacacaggagaaaagccttactcctgctctgactgtggaaagagtttctctcaactgggcgacttaaaaacacatgaacgtGTACATACAGGAGTGAAGCCTTACGCCTGCTCTGACTGTGAAAAATGCTTCAAAACATCAACTGAGCaaaaagttcatcagagaacacacacaggagagaagccttactcctgctctgactgtggaaagaggtTCTCTCAACTGGGGgacttaaaaacacatgaacgtatacacacaggagtGAAGCCTTACGCCTGCTCTGACTGCggaaagagtttctctcaactgggccacttaaaaacacatgaacgtatacatacaggagtgaagccttactcctgctctgactgtggaaagagtttctctcaacTGGACAACTTAAAAAGACATGAACGTGTACATACAGgagtgaagccttactcctgctctgactgtggaaagagctTCTCTAAACTGGACAACTTAAAAagacatgaacgtatacatacaggagtgaAGTCTTAA